Genomic window (Bradyrhizobium sp. 186):
GGTGTCCGGCTCGGTCGACATGTAGATCATGACGCCGACGGCCCGGTCGTGCGCGATGAGCGGGAACGCCGCGCCCGACCGCGCGCCGTCGCCGCGAACGACGGCGTGGAAGGCGCGGACGCGATCGTCGTTGAGATAGTCGTTGCTGATGCACGGTTGGCGCGTGCGGAATGCCGTGCCGCTCATCCCGCGGCGCTCGGGATCGACGGAGAGACGGACGTTGCGCGTGGTGTCGGCGGATGGTCCGGCCGAGGCCACGATCTCGAGATGGTCGCTCCCGGCCTTGGCCAGCGCAACGGTCGTCGAGGTGAACTTCGCACCGTTCGATGCCGCGAGGCAGACGAGGTCGAACAGTTCGGCACGCGACTTCGCCCGCATGATCGCCTCGTTGGTGGCGCTCAGCGCCGCGAACATGCGCGTCAGGCGTTCCTGCTGCGCCTCGGTGCGGGCCTTTTCCTCGGCACGATCGAAATTGTCGAGTGCGAACGACACGTTCTCGGCCAGCCGTCCCAAAAGCTGGATCATATCCGGCGTGAACGTGCCTTCGTCCGAAGAGAGGAACAGCAGAACGCCGACCGCTTTGCTGCCGTTGCGAAGCAGCGGGAAGCAGGCGCCCGATTTCGTGCCTTGGGTGCGCGCGATCTGGTGCCAATGCACGGTGCGGATGTCGCCGAGAAGCTCGTTGGTGACGCAGGGCGCGCGCGTGCGGAAGCACGTTCCCGTGAGTCCGCGCCCTTCCGTGTCGTCGGCCGACGTCGAGAACCGCCACTCCTTGACCTGATAGCAGCTCTCGCCCTTGGTCATGGCGATGTCGAGATAGTGCCCGCTCTGATCCACCAGGGCGATGGTTGCGGAGGAGAAGGTGCCGCCGAGCACCGCCGCCTCGCAGACCACCTCGAACAATTCGGCGCGGGTCTTCACCCGCATGATCGCCTCGTTGGTCGCGCTCAGCGCCTCGAGCATGCCCCTGAGGCGGTTGCGCTGCATTTCGGCTTTGGCCTTCTCGTCGGCGCGGTCGAAATTCTCCAGCGCAAAGGCGACGTTGGCCTGTAGCTTGCGCAACAGCTCGACGAATTCGGGCGTGAAGGCGCCGACCTCCGGAGAGTTGAACAGGAACACGCCTTCGACCCGGTTGCCGTTGAAAAGCGGCAGCGCGGCGGAGGACGCGATCCCATTGCGGCGGGCGCTGGCCTGCCACGGCTCGATGCGGTCGTCGGCCAGCACGTCGTTGCTGATGGAGGGCTGGCGCGTGCGGAACGCCGTTCCTGTCAATCCCCGGCCTTCAGGCATCTGGTCGGAAGTCGAGAACTTGAAGGCGCGCACCTGATCCGCATTCGGCCCGTAGCAGGCCACGACGCGAAGCAGCTCGGCGCGATGGTCGACGAGCGCGATGGTGGCCGAGGTGAACTTGGCGCCCTGCGCCGTCGCCTCGCAGACGAAATCGAACAGCTCGGCGCGCGATCGCGCCCGCAAGATCGCCTCATTGGTGGCGCCGAGCGCCGCATACATACGCGCCAGCCGTTCCTCTTCCGCGGCGATCCTCGCTTTCTCGGCCGCGCGGTCGAAGTTCTCGATCGCGAACGAGACGTTCTCCGCCATGCGCAGCAGGAGCGCGACGACCTCCTCGTCCTTGGCCCACGACCTGCTGACGAAGAACAGCAGCACGCCGACGCTTTCACCATGCTTGATCAGCGGCGCGACCACGCAGGCGCCGACGCCGGTGTTGACGTTGGCCTGCTCCCACGGCGTGCCCTTGGTGCGGCTGGCGAGATCGTCCTCGACAATGGCCTTCTGCGACCGGAACACCTGGCCGGATATGCCCTTGCCATAGGGACTTTCAGGGTCGATCGAATAGCGCGCCTGGGTGACCAGCTCCAGGTTCTGGCCCGTGGAGGCGACCGGAACCATCCAGTGCGACTCCGGCTCGCGAAGCAGGACGATGGTCGCCAGCGACTTACCGCTGTACACGGCGGCATCGCATACGAGCTGATAAAGCTCAATGCCGGTCTTGGCGCGCAGAATGGCCTCGTTGGTCGCGCTGATTGCGCCGAACATGCGGTTCAGCCGCCGCATCGCCCGCTCGCCGGTCTGCCGCGCGGTCTCGCGCGTAAAGTTATCCAGCGCATAGGAAATGTTGGCGGACATGCGCTCGAACAGCGACACCATCTGCTCGCTCAGCGAGCCGGGCTCGCTGCGGGTCACGAACAGCACGCCGACGCTCTGCCCTTTGCACAACAGCGGCAGGGCCGCCGCCGC
Coding sequences:
- a CDS encoding GAF domain-containing protein produces the protein MQTTLARTFAALSAINEAILYAKSPDELYQKVCDAGFSSGDFMAVAVFLVEPDGSRLRFAAGCGDDVARLRAITITTAAGTLEGSGVGGEAFRSQKLCISNDYLNDPRSLAWREGAAKAHIGAAAALPLLCKGQSVGVLFVTRSEPGSLSEQMVSLFERMSANISYALDNFTRETARQTGERAMRRLNRMFGAISATNEAILRAKTGIELYQLVCDAAVYSGKSLATIVLLREPESHWMVPVASTGQNLELVTQARYSIDPESPYGKGISGQVFRSQKAIVEDDLASRTKGTPWEQANVNTGVGACVVAPLIKHGESVGVLLFFVSRSWAKDEEVVALLLRMAENVSFAIENFDRAAEKARIAAEEERLARMYAALGATNEAILRARSRAELFDFVCEATAQGAKFTSATIALVDHRAELLRVVACYGPNADQVRAFKFSTSDQMPEGRGLTGTAFRTRQPSISNDVLADDRIEPWQASARRNGIASSAALPLFNGNRVEGVFLFNSPEVGAFTPEFVELLRKLQANVAFALENFDRADEKAKAEMQRNRLRGMLEALSATNEAIMRVKTRAELFEVVCEAAVLGGTFSSATIALVDQSGHYLDIAMTKGESCYQVKEWRFSTSADDTEGRGLTGTCFRTRAPCVTNELLGDIRTVHWHQIARTQGTKSGACFPLLRNGSKAVGVLLFLSSDEGTFTPDMIQLLGRLAENVSFALDNFDRAEEKARTEAQQERLTRMFAALSATNEAIMRAKSRAELFDLVCLAASNGAKFTSTTVALAKAGSDHLEIVASAGPSADTTRNVRLSVDPERRGMSGTAFRTRQPCISNDYLNDDRVRAFHAVVRGDGARSGAAFPLIAHDRAVGVMIYMSTEPDTFTGEFVELLQRLADNVSFAMENFDRADEKNEADERIEYLASHDSLTNLPNRETFNGLLREAIDTAQRYDHRFAVLFIDLDRFKVINDSLGHEAGDLLLLEVASRLRSALRASDVVARLGGDEFVVILDQCGDIDEVQRIATDLLAALGQPVELAGHECHTTASIGIAMYPANGADVQTLTKNADMAMYLAKEDGKNGYRFFSKEVKTQSIERLSLESALRRALEREQFSLNYQPKVDMETGQITGVEALLRWAHPELGNVSPAQFIPLAEETGLIVPIGRWVVKEACAQAMAWQRRGLLPVSMAVNLSPRQFVDEHLLQDVDEALAASGMSPVLLQLEVTESMMMRNVGRALKVLDAIQSRGIRLAIDDFGTGYSSMSLMKHFPIDTIKIDRSFVRDLPQDLEDQAIAQAIISMGKALGMTVVAEGVENAEQEAFLRTHGCDEMQGFLISKPVPARQMAELLRPMVLPVAPPLQPETDPAADETVALRLKRAVV